A genomic segment from Legionella micdadei encodes:
- the pyrH gene encoding UMP kinase, translated as MMDDNHPKLKYKRILLKCSGEALMGKSQFGIDPSVLDRIANDIAELIHMGVEVGVVIGGGNLFRGKALSEAGLGRVTGDHMGMLATVMNALALRDALERIDLPARIMSAIPILGIVDPYHRRKAITHLRNGHVVIFAAGTGNPFFTTDTAACLRAIEVGADVVLKATKVDGIYSDDPLKNFNAIRYDYLTYKQVLQEGLQVMDATAICLCQDHGMPLQVFDLAEPNALKKIVLGEQVGTIVGANHDQ; from the coding sequence ATGATGGACGATAATCATCCAAAATTAAAATACAAACGCATTTTATTAAAGTGCAGCGGTGAAGCGTTGATGGGGAAGTCACAGTTTGGGATAGACCCATCAGTCCTCGATCGCATTGCCAACGATATCGCTGAACTTATCCACATGGGGGTCGAGGTTGGCGTAGTAATTGGTGGTGGCAATTTATTTCGTGGAAAAGCTTTATCTGAGGCAGGTCTAGGTCGCGTAACTGGGGACCATATGGGAATGCTGGCTACGGTTATGAACGCGCTGGCTTTGCGGGATGCTTTAGAACGTATTGATTTACCTGCTCGTATCATGTCTGCCATTCCTATACTTGGTATTGTTGATCCTTATCATAGACGTAAGGCGATTACTCATTTACGTAACGGTCATGTAGTCATTTTTGCCGCAGGTACAGGTAATCCTTTCTTCACTACTGATACAGCCGCTTGTTTAAGAGCCATTGAAGTAGGGGCTGATGTTGTCTTGAAAGCAACAAAGGTTGATGGAATATATTCGGATGATCCGCTTAAGAATTTTAATGCAATTCGCTACGACTATTTAACATATAAACAAGTATTACAAGAAGGATTACAAGTAATGGATGCTACGGCTATTTGTTTATGTCAGGATCATGGCATGCCTTTACAAGTATTTGACCTTGCTGAGCCCAATGCCCTAAAGAAAATTGTTCTAGGTGAACAGGTGGGAACCATAGTAGGAGCAAACCATGATCAATGA
- the frr gene encoding ribosome recycling factor: protein MINDIKQDTEKRMKKAVEAFRNDLGKVRTGRANVGLLDHVVVDYYGNPTPINQIANITSSDSRTLLVTPWEKSMVAAIEKAILTSDLGLNPATAGNAIRVPMPPLTEERRKELIKVVRGEGEHARVAIRNIRRDANNHLKELVKDKSISEDDERRAAEVIQKITDKYIADVDVALQEKEKDLMEI, encoded by the coding sequence ATGATCAATGATATTAAGCAAGATACTGAAAAGCGGATGAAAAAGGCTGTTGAAGCTTTCCGTAATGACTTAGGTAAAGTTCGCACCGGACGGGCCAATGTAGGTCTTTTGGATCATGTAGTAGTTGATTATTACGGAAACCCCACGCCGATTAATCAAATTGCTAATATTACCAGCAGTGATTCACGGACTTTATTAGTAACTCCTTGGGAAAAATCAATGGTTGCAGCCATTGAAAAAGCAATTCTAACGTCTGATCTGGGTTTAAACCCAGCCACAGCGGGTAATGCAATTCGGGTTCCAATGCCCCCTCTCACCGAAGAGCGCAGAAAAGAGCTCATAAAAGTAGTTCGAGGTGAGGGTGAGCATGCACGAGTCGCAATTCGTAATATTCGTCGTGATGCAAATAACCATTTAAAAGAATTGGTTAAAGATAAATCCATTTCTGAAGATGATGAACGCCGGGCAGCTGAGGTTATCCAGAAAATAACCGACAAATACATCGCTGATGTTGATGTCGCATTACAAGAGAAAGAAAAGGATTTAATGGAAATTTAG
- a CDS encoding uracil-DNA glycosylase, whose protein sequence is MHHLIENTHSEWHPILTNALQRVDSDYLQLLLHSSDWLPGASLLFSAFSLPLSQTKYILFGESPYPRPESANGYAFWDSAVHGLWSNTGFSKEVNRATSLRNWLKMLLISRGDLINDCSQSAIAVLDKSNYCRTAEEFFTNLIGKGFLLLNASLVYEEGKVSFHARQWRPFMHSLLMQLVEKKESLQLILFGKIAEQIPESHFFSCLIAEHPYNLSFITNQKVLEFFKPLDLLNCHG, encoded by the coding sequence GTGCATCATCTCATTGAGAATACCCACTCAGAATGGCATCCCATATTGACGAATGCTTTACAACGAGTGGATAGTGATTACTTGCAGTTGTTACTACACAGTTCTGATTGGCTGCCAGGGGCTTCTTTATTATTTTCAGCGTTTAGCCTTCCATTAAGTCAAACAAAATACATTTTGTTCGGTGAGTCCCCTTATCCACGACCAGAATCAGCAAATGGTTACGCATTTTGGGATAGTGCTGTCCATGGTTTGTGGAGCAATACTGGATTTAGCAAAGAAGTGAATCGAGCTACTTCTTTACGAAATTGGCTAAAAATGTTGCTAATTTCTCGTGGTGATCTTATTAATGATTGCTCGCAAAGCGCAATCGCTGTGCTGGACAAGTCAAATTATTGTCGAACTGCTGAGGAGTTTTTTACCAATTTGATTGGAAAGGGATTTTTACTCCTGAATGCTTCGCTTGTCTACGAAGAAGGGAAAGTATCCTTCCATGCACGTCAATGGCGACCTTTTATGCATAGTCTGCTTATGCAGCTAGTTGAGAAAAAGGAGTCACTACAACTCATTCTGTTTGGCAAAATAGCGGAACAAATTCCTGAATCTCATTTTTTTTCTTGCTTAATTGCCGAGCATCCATACAATTTAAGTTTTATCACCAACCAAAAAGTGTTGGAATTTTTCAAACCATTAGATTTGCTTAATTGCCATGGATAA
- a CDS encoding spermidine synthase produces the protein MWKTFAGHCIYQSTSGIRVFQNPIFRWLQFDSRAIQTLINRYCPQKPGLSYIKSLIFAVTLQPESCCMLGLGGGGAAHALSPLLGKDKLVIVERDDEVIDVASRFFMINQLENLSIIHQEANLFIRECQTQFQHLLVDLFDANAFPTSCNNDEFFLHCKRLLKPGGILAVNLANRHEQWPIFQLIQKSFQRSTIVLPVLDSPNMIVLAQNSDSMDTLLNRLKKNKTCKKITWDSKWGCVAKIK, from the coding sequence ATGTGGAAAACTTTTGCAGGTCATTGCATTTACCAATCGACATCAGGTATTCGTGTTTTCCAAAATCCGATTTTTCGCTGGTTGCAATTTGATAGCAGGGCGATACAAACACTCATCAATCGCTATTGCCCGCAAAAGCCAGGGTTAAGTTATATTAAATCACTGATCTTTGCAGTGACATTACAGCCAGAGAGTTGTTGTATGCTAGGACTTGGTGGCGGTGGAGCAGCACATGCCTTATCCCCCCTTTTAGGTAAAGACAAGCTCGTGATTGTTGAGCGTGATGACGAGGTGATTGATGTCGCCTCCCGATTTTTTATGATTAATCAATTAGAAAATCTTTCTATTATTCATCAAGAAGCAAATTTATTCATACGCGAATGCCAAACTCAATTTCAGCACCTTTTAGTGGACCTATTTGACGCGAACGCTTTCCCCACGAGCTGTAATAATGACGAATTTTTCTTACACTGTAAACGGTTACTAAAACCTGGCGGCATCCTTGCCGTGAATTTAGCAAATCGCCATGAACAATGGCCAATTTTCCAACTTATCCAAAAATCATTTCAACGCTCAACCATCGTATTACCTGTTTTAGACTCGCCTAATATGATCGTCCTTGCACAAAATAGCGATTCTATGGATACCCTCTTGAATCGGCTTAAGAAGAATAAAACGTGCAAAAAAATAACGTGGGATAGCAAATGGGGATGTGTAGCGAAGATTAAATAG
- the astB gene encoding N-succinylarginine dihydrolase — MQVQQVYELNVDGLVGPNHNYAGLSVGNIASTTNALSSSNPQAAALQGIAKMRLLHQLGLKQALLPPHQRPNLHLLHQLGFTGTPAQQIKKAYHLAPALLSASYSASAMWTANAATVSSSLDTADNRVHFTAANLISNLHRHQEAAFTHEILRKIFSDKRFFMHHQVLPCSFTTSDEGAANHSRLCASHNSAGINLFVYGKEALKIQQADALHKYPARQTLEASQAIARSHLLNPNKVIFVRQNPKVIDQGVFHNDVIAVANESVLFIHEEAFVNQADVLSEIQHKADFLVQIIEVGSQRISVFDAVNSYLFNSQLITLPVNKPTMCLIAPGECENHPSVKLFIEEVIADPSNPISQVYYLDLKQSMRNGGGPACLRLRVPLTQDELSAMHQEVLVTEPLLDNLEDWVMRHYRNQLHPNDLADPQFIDECFSALDELSQLFSLGSIYPFQREING, encoded by the coding sequence ATGCAGGTGCAGCAGGTCTATGAATTGAATGTAGATGGGTTAGTAGGCCCTAATCACAATTATGCGGGTTTATCGGTGGGTAATATCGCCTCAACCACTAACGCGCTTAGCAGTTCAAATCCGCAAGCTGCCGCATTGCAGGGTATTGCAAAGATGCGCTTGCTGCATCAACTCGGTTTAAAGCAAGCTTTATTACCCCCTCACCAAAGGCCTAATTTACATTTACTTCATCAGCTAGGGTTTACTGGTACACCAGCGCAACAAATTAAAAAAGCATATCATCTAGCCCCAGCTCTTCTGAGCGCTAGCTATTCTGCTTCGGCAATGTGGACAGCCAATGCAGCGACTGTTTCTTCGAGTCTTGATACTGCTGACAATCGAGTTCATTTTACTGCGGCCAACCTTATTTCCAATTTACATCGCCATCAAGAAGCAGCTTTTACACATGAAATATTGAGAAAAATATTTAGTGATAAGCGGTTCTTTATGCACCATCAGGTATTACCATGTAGTTTTACTACCAGTGACGAAGGTGCTGCAAACCACAGTCGTTTATGCGCTTCTCACAATTCGGCAGGGATTAACTTGTTTGTTTATGGCAAGGAAGCGCTTAAGATCCAACAAGCAGATGCCCTCCATAAATATCCTGCTCGCCAGACTTTAGAAGCCTCCCAAGCTATTGCTCGCTCTCATTTACTTAATCCAAATAAAGTAATTTTTGTTCGGCAAAATCCAAAGGTAATTGATCAGGGTGTCTTCCATAATGATGTTATCGCTGTGGCTAACGAATCAGTCTTATTTATTCATGAAGAAGCTTTTGTTAATCAGGCAGATGTTTTAAGTGAAATTCAACACAAAGCAGACTTTCTCGTACAAATCATTGAAGTAGGCAGTCAGCGTATCAGCGTTTTTGATGCGGTAAATAGTTATCTTTTTAACTCTCAGCTTATTACGCTTCCGGTTAATAAGCCAACAATGTGTTTAATCGCACCGGGAGAATGTGAAAATCACCCTTCTGTTAAACTTTTCATTGAAGAAGTAATTGCAGATCCGTCTAATCCAATCTCTCAGGTATATTATCTCGACCTAAAACAAAGCATGCGCAATGGCGGCGGGCCTGCATGTCTGCGTTTGAGAGTTCCTTTAACTCAAGATGAGCTTAGCGCCATGCATCAAGAAGTTCTTGTCACCGAGCCTCTTTTGGATAATTTAGAAGATTGGGTTATGCGTCATTACCGTAATCAGTTGCACCCGAATGATTTGGCTGATCCACAATTTATCGATGAATGTTTTTCAGCCTTAGACGAGCTTAGCCAACTATTTTCACTAGGTTCGATATATCCATTTCAACGTGAAATTAATGGATAA
- a CDS encoding arginine N-succinyltransferase translates to MMLFRSARTSDLDAIYQLAEHCGIGMTTLPKDKGLLHNRLDWSCQSFHKAANSPSNEYYLFVLEEPESARVVGTSAIESAIGHDAPFYSYKLSKRTRICRSLNIRSDYEILNLVNDYQGSSEICTLFLEPSFRHSHNGLLLSRARFLFMAHFPTRFAPTVIAEMRGISDDAGHSPFWDNIGRHFFHMPFPEADRLTLSTNKQFIADLMPRGSLYVKLLAPTAQAVIGKPHQSTAPAMSILLHEGFRYNNYIDIFDAGPTLEAPRTQIKTISTSRIMTIKNLSDEVSAKRFLLSNTKLDFRATVSQVIINELHSSCIISKKTAQLLEVKPGDCLRMAPLQLDNQPL, encoded by the coding sequence ATGATGCTTTTTCGCAGCGCTCGCACTTCTGATTTAGATGCTATTTATCAATTAGCGGAGCATTGCGGTATTGGAATGACCACGCTACCGAAGGACAAAGGCCTTCTGCACAATCGTCTTGACTGGTCTTGTCAATCTTTTCACAAAGCAGCAAACTCCCCTAGCAATGAATATTACTTATTTGTTTTGGAAGAGCCAGAATCCGCAAGAGTGGTAGGAACCTCTGCAATCGAATCGGCGATAGGTCATGATGCCCCATTCTATTCTTATAAATTATCGAAACGAACTCGCATTTGTCGATCATTAAATATCCGTAGTGACTACGAAATTTTAAATCTAGTCAATGATTACCAAGGATCGAGTGAAATTTGCACACTTTTTTTAGAGCCTTCTTTCAGACACAGCCATAACGGCTTACTTCTTTCCCGTGCCCGATTTTTATTTATGGCACACTTTCCAACCCGATTTGCTCCTACAGTTATTGCGGAAATGCGCGGTATATCTGATGATGCAGGTCATTCCCCTTTTTGGGACAATATAGGCCGCCATTTTTTCCATATGCCTTTTCCAGAAGCCGATCGTTTAACCCTTTCGACCAATAAACAATTCATTGCTGACTTAATGCCCAGAGGCTCACTCTATGTTAAGTTATTAGCACCAACAGCCCAAGCAGTCATTGGCAAGCCGCACCAATCGACGGCCCCTGCGATGAGTATTTTACTTCATGAAGGTTTTCGCTATAACAACTACATTGATATATTTGATGCTGGACCTACCTTAGAGGCACCTCGTACGCAAATAAAGACAATCTCCACAAGCCGTATTATGACGATTAAAAATCTCAGCGATGAAGTGAGTGCTAAACGGTTTCTTCTCTCTAACACTAAATTGGATTTTCGTGCCACAGTCAGTCAAGTGATTATAAATGAACTACATAGCTCTTGTATTATCAGTAAGAAAACCGCTCAGCTTTTAGAAGTTAAACCAGGTGATTGCCTGCGGATGGCTCCACTGCAACTCGACAATCAACCACTGTGA
- the astD gene encoding succinylglutamate-semialdehyde dehydrogenase, with the protein MKHNPQMSKTADHYINGQWINGQGENFISKNPADGSIIWRGHKATQEEIALACEAAHLALPYWSSLDLQTRTHYLQSFAKEIETKRQEIAFLIALETGKPLWEAQTEVSAVVSKVNLSIQAYHERNAEKEFSLPEANACLRYKPHGVAAVLGAFNFPAHLSNGHIVPALLAGNTVVYKPSEFAPAVAQFVVQCWHESGLPNGVLNCVQGDGDCGKTLLSSDVQAVYFTGSYKTGKKIHQHFSDKPEVILALEMGGNNPLIIDEVKNIQAAVYMSILSSMITAGQRCTCARRLFVPNNSAGERFLKQFIKSCYSLRIGKFNDKPEPFMGPVITNDYAQAHLKAQEALIDGGGHALLTMTLLTEDTGLLSPGIIDMTRASNIPDDEIFAPLVQIYRYNDFDEAIALANQTRYGLAAGLLSDNSKHYQHFYKHIRSGLINWNRPTTGAVSSLPFGGVGCSGNHRPSAYFAADYCAYPIASLEQPLLTTPGQLLPGINLE; encoded by the coding sequence ATGAAACACAATCCACAGATGAGTAAAACAGCTGATCATTACATCAACGGACAGTGGATAAATGGCCAAGGTGAAAATTTTATTTCTAAAAATCCTGCTGATGGCTCCATTATTTGGAGAGGACACAAAGCCACCCAGGAAGAAATAGCTTTAGCTTGTGAAGCAGCTCATTTAGCCCTACCTTACTGGTCTTCACTTGATTTGCAGACACGGACACATTATTTACAGTCTTTCGCCAAAGAGATTGAAACAAAACGCCAAGAGATTGCTTTTTTAATCGCCTTAGAAACGGGCAAACCTCTATGGGAGGCTCAAACAGAAGTAAGTGCAGTTGTAAGCAAAGTCAATCTATCTATTCAAGCATACCATGAGCGCAATGCAGAAAAAGAATTCAGTCTACCTGAAGCGAATGCCTGTTTGCGTTATAAGCCGCATGGTGTTGCAGCTGTACTTGGTGCTTTTAATTTTCCTGCCCACCTAAGTAATGGCCACATTGTTCCAGCTCTTTTGGCTGGTAATACCGTTGTCTATAAACCCAGTGAATTTGCCCCTGCCGTTGCGCAATTCGTGGTGCAATGCTGGCATGAAAGCGGGCTACCTAATGGTGTTCTTAATTGTGTGCAAGGGGACGGTGACTGCGGTAAAACGCTTCTCTCTTCAGATGTGCAAGCGGTTTATTTCACAGGCAGCTATAAGACTGGAAAAAAAATCCATCAACATTTTAGCGACAAACCTGAAGTGATTTTAGCACTTGAAATGGGAGGAAATAATCCGCTCATTATTGATGAAGTTAAAAATATCCAAGCTGCTGTTTATATGAGCATACTTTCATCAATGATTACTGCTGGACAGCGCTGCACCTGCGCCAGACGTCTTTTTGTCCCTAATAATTCAGCAGGAGAGCGCTTTTTAAAGCAATTCATTAAAAGCTGCTATTCCCTTCGCATAGGCAAATTTAATGATAAACCCGAGCCTTTTATGGGACCTGTCATTACTAATGACTATGCTCAAGCCCATTTAAAAGCCCAGGAAGCGTTGATAGATGGCGGTGGCCATGCACTGCTAACCATGACTTTATTAACGGAAGATACAGGGTTACTTTCTCCCGGGATTATTGACATGACAAGAGCATCGAATATTCCTGATGATGAGATTTTTGCACCATTAGTGCAGATCTATCGCTATAATGATTTTGATGAAGCCATTGCTTTAGCTAATCAAACGCGCTATGGGTTAGCTGCGGGGTTGTTGTCAGACAATTCTAAACATTATCAACATTTTTATAAGCATATTCGTTCCGGGTTGATTAATTGGAATAGACCGACAACAGGAGCGGTTAGCAGTCTTCCTTTTGGTGGTGTTGGCTGTAGTGGCAATCATCGGCCAAGCGCTTATTTTGCAGCAGATTATTGCGCTTATCCGATTGCAAGCTTAGAGCAGCCTCTTTTAACAACGCCAGGACAATTATTGCCTGGCATTAACTTGGAATAA
- the tsf gene encoding translation elongation factor Ts: MSISASLVMQLRERTGAGMMECKKFLIATNGDIELAISEMRKAGQAKADKKADRVAAEGVVVIARSADGRTAVMLEINSETDFVARDESFTAFASQAVETALQNSIEDINALANAKIAGTNSTVEQARQELIAKIGENIKLRRLVRMSCDGVIGYYLHSSRIGVMVALKNGDELLAKDIAMHIAASRPMVVNREQVPSDAIENERDIFTAQARESGKPQDIIDKMIEGRINKFLDEVSLIGQPYVKDPNKKVGQLLKEKNAEVLSFIRYEVGEGIEKKEDNFVEEVMAQVRDQ; this comes from the coding sequence ATGTCAATTAGTGCTTCATTAGTGATGCAACTTCGGGAGCGTACTGGCGCTGGTATGATGGAATGTAAGAAATTCTTAATTGCTACTAACGGTGATATCGAGTTAGCAATTTCTGAGATGCGTAAAGCAGGGCAAGCAAAAGCAGATAAAAAAGCGGATCGAGTTGCTGCCGAGGGTGTGGTTGTCATCGCGCGTTCCGCAGATGGCCGCACTGCTGTTATGCTCGAAATCAATAGTGAAACCGATTTCGTTGCCCGCGACGAAAGCTTCACTGCTTTTGCAAGCCAAGCTGTCGAAACAGCGTTACAAAATTCAATAGAAGACATTAATGCGCTAGCCAATGCAAAAATTGCTGGAACAAATTCAACCGTGGAGCAAGCTAGACAAGAGTTGATTGCTAAGATCGGAGAAAACATTAAATTACGTCGCTTAGTCCGTATGAGTTGCGATGGTGTTATCGGTTATTATTTACATAGCTCTCGAATTGGTGTGATGGTCGCTCTAAAAAATGGCGATGAGTTACTAGCTAAAGACATTGCTATGCACATTGCTGCGAGCCGCCCAATGGTTGTTAATCGTGAACAAGTCCCTTCTGATGCAATCGAAAACGAACGTGATATTTTCACTGCGCAAGCTCGCGAAAGTGGAAAGCCACAGGACATCATCGACAAAATGATCGAAGGCCGCATTAATAAATTTCTCGATGAGGTCAGTTTGATAGGACAACCTTATGTGAAGGATCCTAATAAAAAAGTTGGCCAATTATTGAAAGAAAAAAATGCTGAAGTACTTTCTTTCATCCGCTATGAAGTGGGTGAAGGTATTGAGAAAAAAGAAGATAATTTCGTTGAAGAAGTAATGGCTCAGGTTCGTGATCAATGA
- a CDS encoding cation:proton antiporter, whose translation MTHYTPLITLLVAGFGFAFIFGYLAHRLRISPIVGYIIAGVIIGPSTPGYIADHALTTELAEIGVILLMFGVGLHFSLSDLQSVKRIAIPGALVQMIIATLLGIGFSSFIGWPLNTGLIFGLALSVASTVVLVRSLEEWNFLKTINGRIAVGWLIVEDLAIIIILIFLPSLAMITDTQISGSEQFISKPLLLVGLTVIKAVTFFTLMLIFGRRYLPRILASVAKKGSNELFRLAVLAIALVVAFTAANLFGVSLALGAFFAGMFLSESKLSRRAAEETLPLRDAFAVLFFISVGMLLRPEILVSQPLLVLMTVSIIVLGKAFIAFFIVKFFNYPLHTVLIISVSLAQIGEFSFILAQLGYKLGMLSEQAKDLILVGAIISIIINPMLFATINRFKSEQIRDRR comes from the coding sequence ATGACGCATTATACTCCACTTATCACCCTCTTAGTTGCAGGCTTTGGTTTCGCTTTTATCTTTGGGTATCTCGCTCATCGATTACGCATTTCTCCTATTGTTGGTTACATTATCGCAGGGGTAATCATTGGTCCATCAACCCCTGGTTACATCGCAGATCATGCTTTAACTACGGAGTTAGCTGAAATTGGGGTCATTCTATTGATGTTTGGTGTTGGTCTTCATTTTTCCTTATCTGATTTACAGTCTGTTAAAAGAATTGCAATTCCGGGAGCACTTGTACAAATGATTATCGCTACCTTATTAGGGATTGGTTTTTCTTCTTTCATTGGATGGCCTTTAAACACTGGATTAATCTTTGGGTTAGCACTATCCGTTGCGAGTACAGTAGTGTTAGTACGCTCCTTAGAAGAATGGAATTTCCTCAAAACCATTAATGGTCGAATAGCAGTTGGCTGGCTCATTGTTGAAGATTTAGCCATCATTATTATTCTTATTTTTCTTCCGTCTCTTGCAATGATAACAGATACTCAAATTAGTGGATCAGAACAATTTATTTCAAAACCTCTTCTTCTTGTCGGACTCACCGTCATTAAAGCGGTTACCTTCTTTACTCTTATGCTCATTTTTGGCCGCCGCTACCTTCCGCGGATTCTTGCCAGTGTCGCTAAAAAGGGGTCAAATGAATTATTTCGTTTAGCTGTTTTAGCCATTGCTCTTGTTGTTGCTTTTACGGCCGCAAATCTATTTGGTGTATCTCTAGCTTTAGGCGCCTTTTTTGCAGGGATGTTTTTAAGTGAATCAAAATTAAGCCGTCGCGCAGCCGAAGAGACACTCCCTTTGCGAGATGCTTTTGCAGTGTTGTTTTTCATTTCTGTGGGTATGTTATTACGACCTGAAATTTTGGTTTCCCAACCGCTTCTTGTCTTAATGACCGTTTCCATTATTGTTCTTGGGAAAGCATTCATTGCTTTTTTTATTGTTAAGTTTTTCAATTATCCTCTACATACGGTGCTGATAATATCAGTAAGTCTTGCTCAGATTGGAGAATTTTCTTTTATCCTTGCCCAGCTAGGCTATAAGCTAGGGATGCTATCCGAGCAAGCAAAAGATCTAATTCTTGTTGGTGCTATAATTTCTATTATTATTAATCCAATGCTTTTTGCCACAATTAATAGGTTCAAATCCGAACAAATTCGAGACAGGCGTTAA
- a CDS encoding hydrolase: MTKEVLLSLNNRKQTMVTQLHHLCEINSGTDNLQGLSLMCQSLQTLFSPLGDKIETLKLPSITIMDMDGESTIQKCGDTLLIRKRPELKRRILLSGHMDTVYGANHPFQTLTYINENQLNGPGVADMKGGLLVILHALISFEEIHTKKNLGWDVLINSDEEIGSPASRALLDELASQYQAALVYEPAMTANGTFAKNRRGSGKATLIATGRPAHVGRAFAEGRNAICYLAEAITAINALNERKNGVTINIGKIAGGGALNVVPDKAVAKLDIRITKPEDEFWVRQQLDEIINKMKREGYSLTLHCQFGRPVKRICTATERLFARLQKAGRELGLSIDWQDSGGCCDGNNLAQHGLPVIDTLGVRGGNIHSMDEFILLDSMTERAALSTLLLTDLADGGLEELKA; encoded by the coding sequence ATGACAAAGGAAGTTCTTCTCTCTTTAAACAACCGTAAACAAACCATGGTTACACAGCTACATCATCTGTGTGAAATCAATTCAGGTACTGATAATTTGCAAGGATTATCTCTGATGTGTCAAAGTTTACAGACCTTATTTTCTCCCCTTGGCGACAAAATCGAAACTTTAAAACTTCCTTCAATAACCATTATGGATATGGATGGTGAAAGCACGATACAAAAATGCGGCGATACTCTTCTTATTCGCAAGCGCCCTGAACTAAAACGTCGAATTCTGCTAAGCGGACACATGGATACAGTCTACGGAGCAAACCACCCTTTCCAAACGCTGACTTATATCAATGAAAATCAGCTCAATGGACCTGGAGTAGCAGATATGAAGGGTGGTTTGCTGGTGATTCTTCACGCCCTTATCAGTTTTGAAGAAATCCATACGAAAAAAAATCTTGGCTGGGATGTGTTGATTAATTCAGACGAAGAAATTGGCTCTCCAGCATCAAGGGCCCTTTTAGATGAATTAGCCAGCCAATATCAAGCTGCTTTAGTCTATGAGCCTGCAATGACTGCAAATGGAACATTCGCCAAAAATCGTCGAGGCAGTGGTAAAGCCACCCTCATTGCTACAGGGAGGCCTGCTCATGTTGGCCGTGCCTTTGCCGAAGGTCGCAATGCAATCTGCTATTTAGCAGAAGCAATTACAGCCATTAATGCGCTTAATGAACGCAAGAATGGGGTTACGATTAACATCGGCAAAATTGCTGGCGGAGGAGCACTTAATGTGGTGCCAGATAAAGCCGTTGCAAAATTAGATATTCGCATCACCAAGCCTGAAGATGAATTCTGGGTCAGGCAACAGCTTGATGAGATTATCAATAAAATGAAACGGGAAGGTTACTCGCTAACACTTCATTGTCAATTTGGTCGGCCTGTTAAACGGATTTGTACTGCTACAGAACGTTTATTTGCACGACTCCAAAAGGCAGGGCGGGAGCTTGGTTTATCAATTGATTGGCAGGATAGTGGTGGTTGTTGTGATGGAAATAATCTCGCCCAGCATGGTTTACCAGTCATTGATACACTGGGAGTTCGCGGAGGAAATATTCACAGCATGGACGAATTTATTTTACTTGACAGTATGACAGAACGCGCAGCGTTAAGCACATTATTGCTTACGGATTTAGCAGATGGCGGGCTTGAGGAGCTTAAAGCATGA
- the rpsB gene encoding 30S ribosomal protein S2 has protein sequence MNVSMRELLEAGAHFGHRTRFWNPKMSEYIFGSRNKIHIINLEKTLPMLNDAVNYVGRLAANKAKILFVGTKRAAQDSVREHAKRCGMPYVDHRWLGGMLTNYKTVRQSIFRLKELKEMREKGAFNSMIKKEALMLTRELEKLERGLGGIEDMGGLPDALFVVDVGFEHIAVEEARRLKIPVIGIVDTNNNPDNIDYVIPGNDDSMRAVDIYVRCIADAILDAKRGNTVGGVASDAEFVEIAAEKESEKTGE, from the coding sequence ATGAACGTTAGTATGCGTGAACTGCTTGAAGCGGGTGCTCATTTTGGTCACAGAACCCGTTTTTGGAACCCAAAAATGTCTGAATATATTTTTGGTTCAAGAAATAAAATTCATATCATTAACTTAGAAAAAACACTGCCCATGTTAAATGACGCAGTAAACTACGTTGGACGTTTGGCAGCTAATAAAGCAAAAATCCTATTTGTCGGTACTAAAAGAGCTGCGCAAGATAGTGTTCGTGAACATGCAAAGCGCTGTGGCATGCCTTATGTTGATCACCGTTGGCTAGGCGGTATGTTGACTAACTACAAAACCGTTCGTCAATCAATCTTCCGTTTGAAAGAGTTGAAAGAAATGCGCGAAAAGGGTGCATTTAATTCAATGATTAAAAAAGAAGCCTTAATGCTCACTCGAGAATTGGAAAAACTAGAGCGTGGATTAGGGGGTATAGAAGATATGGGTGGATTACCTGATGCTCTATTCGTTGTTGATGTTGGTTTTGAACATATTGCTGTTGAAGAAGCCCGTCGATTAAAAATTCCCGTTATTGGTATCGTTGATACAAATAACAACCCGGATAATATTGATTACGTTATTCCAGGTAATGATGATTCAATGCGCGCAGTAGATATCTACGTCCGTTGTATCGCTGATGCTATACTAGATGCTAAGCGTGGAAATACTGTTGGTGGTGTTGCTTCTGATGCTGAGTTTGTAGAAATTGCTGCTGAGAAAGAATCAGAAAAGACAGGTGAATAA